The DNA sequence GCCCTCACCGCGCTCCACGGCCACCTCGCGGCCCATGTGGACGCCGAACTGCTGCCCTGTACCCGGGACACCCTCGACCGCCTGCTCGGCGACGACGACCGGTGGACCGACCCCGCCGTGATGTGGGACGCGTCCCTGTCCGTGGGCCGCTCCGACGACGCGGCACGGCTGCGGCTGCTCGCCGACGACCTGGCGGCCCTGCTCGAAACCCAGGCGCCGCACCTGGCGGCCGCCGTCCCGCCCGGCGACCGGGAGCGGGTGGCGCTGTACGCGCGCTCCGCCGTCGGCCTGCTGCGCTACCACGCCGCCATGGCCGACACCTCGCCCGCCCGTCTGTCCCGGCTGTTGGGCGTCCGGGACCAGATGATGGCGCACAACCTGCTCGCCGTCGCCGACCGGGGACCGGCACTCGTCCACGCGCACAACTCCCATCTCCAGCGCGAGCGGAGCACGACGCGGATGAACGGCGCTCCGCTGCACTGGTGGAGCGCCGGCGCGCTGGTGAGCACCCGGCTCGGCGCGGACTACGGCTTCGTGGCCACCGCGCTCGGCACCCTCCGGCACCGCGGCGTGGACGCGCCGCCGCCCGACTCCCTCGAAGGGATCCTGTCGCAACTCCCGGGCGACCGCTGCCTCCTGGACGCCCCGCGCCTCGCCGCCGCCCTCGGCCCGGCCACCCCCGCCCCCCGCCCGTCCCCCTGGTTCGGCTACGCCCCGCTGGACCCGGCACACCTGCCCGCGATCGACGGCATCGTGTTCCTCAGGGACGTCCCGCGGCGCTGAACAGGGGCCGGCGGGTGCGTTCCGGGGCGGCGCCCGCCGCCCCCGGGAGCCCGCCGGCCGGGTCACGTCTCAGACGGGCTTCACCCGCGCGCGCAGCAGGCAGAACTCGTTGCCCTCCGGGTCGGCGAGGACGTGCCAGCTCTCCTCGCCGCTCTGGCCGACGTCGGCCGGCACGGCGCCCAGCGCGAGCAGCCGGGCCAGTTCGGCCTCCTGGTCGCGGTCGGTGGCGTTGAGGTCGAAGTGCACGGGGAGTTTCCCGGGGCGCGGGTCGCGGCCGGCGCCGATGACGACGGTCGGCAGCGCGCCGCCGGCCTCCGCGCCGGGCGGGCCGATCTGGATGCTGCCGTCGGCTTCGCGGTCCAGCTCGACATAGCCGAGGACCTCGCACCAGAAGGCGGCCAGGCGGTTGGGGTCCTGTGCGTCGATGACGATCTCGGTGATACGGCAGGCCATGCCGCGATGATAGGCGCGCCGCCCGGGCCCACGGACCCGCTCCGGGTCGGTCCGCCGCACCCGGCCCGGCCGATCCGCCGCGCCGCCCGGGCCCACGGACCCGCCCCGGTCGGCCCGCCGCACCCGCCCCGGTCGGCCCGCCGCACCCGCCCCGGTCAGTCCGCCGCACCCGGCCCGGGCGCCGCGTCCGGTGGCGGTCCGGGGTCCGGGGCCGAGGCCCGCAGCCGGTAGGACGCGCGCACGTCCCGGTGGACGGTGCCGGTGTCGACGGGCCTGGGCAGGCCCGTACGGCTGCTCGCGGTCGTCGAGCGGGGCGCGTCGACGGCGACATGCGTGCGGGGGTGCTCCCGGAACCGCAGGGCACGCGCGCCGGCCGAGGCGTCCAGCGCGATGTCGGACGGGGGCCGCCTTCAGGTCGGTTCGTCGGCCCCGGAGGTCCGGCGGGAGCGCCGCGCGGGGCGGTGGGTGCGCTGCGGCGGGTCCGTGTCCCCGGACTCCTCCGCGCGGCGGGCCCGTGTCGCGTCCCCGCGCCTCGCGGACCGGGTGCGGCGGGTGTCCCGGGCCCGGCGGCGGCTGTCCCGGTCGGTTCCGCCGTCGCGCTCGTCCGCGCCGAGCGCCCCGTCCGCCGCCGTGAGTCCCTCGTCGGCGACGGCGCCGGCGGCGGCCCCCGCGGTGCCGGTGACCTCGCCCGCCGCACGGCCGACGTCACCGGCGGCGGAGCGTGCCCCCTCGCCGACGTCCGCCACCGCACGGCCGGCACCGCGTCCGGCCTCGTCCACGGCCCGGCCCACTCCGCGGCCCGCCTCGTCGACGGCCCGGCCCACCCCGCGCCCGGTCTCGTCGAGCGCCCTGCCCACTCCGGTGCCCGCCTCTTCGAGCGCGGGCCCCACCCCCGAGGTGATGTCCCGCAGGATCTCCGGGTTCCGGTCGATGGTGGTGAGGACGCGGGCGATGACCGCGGTGACGTTGTCGAGGTGCACCTTCAGCAGCGCCTGCGCCTCGACACCCTTGATGTCGAGATGAACGGCGCCGAGCTCCACATCCGCTCCGACGTGCAGCTTCACCAGGTCGAGCACTTCCGCCCGGAGCGACACCCGGGCCCGCAGGTTCTCCACGTCGAGGGCGATCTCGTCGACCTGGAGGTGCGGGATGTCCAGCAGGACGTCGGGCTCGCCGGCCCACTCCTCCGCTTCCTCCGTGCCGTCCTCGTCGAACACGTCGGTGTCCGGTTCCTCTTCCTCGCCGGCCGTGCCGTGCGCGTCACCGGTGTCGTCCATGCCGCTCCTCCCGTGATCAACAGAGAACGTCGTCCGATGCTCGCACCGGCCCCGGTACGGCGCCCTCTCGCACACCGCCGGGCGGAGCACACCGCCGGGCGGAGCACACCGCCGGGCGGAGAGGCTTCGTTGATACCTTTCACTTGTCGGGTGAAAGCGCATGGCTTCACTCGGCGGGAGATCCGAGGGAGAGGGGTGGACGGGTGCTCACCGAGGAGCGGCGCGAGGCGATCCTGCGCATGGTCGAACGGCGGGGGACGGTCACGGTCAAGGAGGCGGCGGAGGAGATGTCGGTCTCCGCGGTCACCGTCCGGCAGGACGTGCGGGACCTGGCGAGCCGCGGGCTGGTGGTGCGGGTGCACGGCGGGGCGATGTCCCCGGCCGCCGCGCGGCAGGCGTCCGGGCCCCAGGGGGAGGAGTCCCGGCCGGCGGCCCGGCCCGGGCCCGTGTTCGGGCTGGTCGTTCCGCCCGGCGACTACTACTACCCCGAGATCATCCGCGGGGTGCAGGAAGCCGCCCGCACGCACGGGGCGCGCGTGGTGCTGGCGGTCTCCGGCGAGACCCTGGCGGACAACCGGGAACAGGTGCGCAGGCTGGTCGCCGCGGGGGCCGAGGGGCTGCTGCTGATGCCGAGGGCCGGGCTGGAGGCCGCCGAGCACCCCGAGGAGTGGCTGGCGGACCTCGGAGTGCCGGTCGTCCTCGTCGACCGCAGGGCCGGCGGGCACGCCGGGCGGCTGGAGCAGGTGGCGTCCGACCACGCGTACGGGGCGGGGCTCGCCGTCCGGCACCTCGCCGGGCTCGGGCACCGGAGGATCGCCTTCGTCGCCCGGTCCGACAGCCCGAACACGCCGCTGATCCAGGAGGGTTACGCGGCGGCCTGCCGGGATCTCGGGCTGGTGGCCGGGCCCCTGTACCGGATCGACGCGGCCGACGGCGGGGCCCCGGCCGAGTGGTTCGAGGAGCTCGTGCGCGCCGTCGGGGCCGGTGAGGTCCGGGCCGCCCTGGTGCACAACGATCTCGACGCGGTCACCGTCGTCGGCATGCTCCAGGCGCGCGGTCTGAAGGTGCCGGACGACCTGGCCGTCGTGACGTACGACGACGAGGTCGCCGAGCTGAGCGACGTGCCGCTGACCGCCGTGGCGCCGCCCAAGAGGGCGGTCGGCGCCTGGGCCGTCGACCTGATGCGGCGGCGGCTCGCGGAGCCCTCGGCGCCGCTGGCCGAGCTGCTGCTCCGGCCGGAGCTGCGGGTCAGGGCCTCCAGCGGGGCCGCCGGGGGGTCGGACGCCCGTCGGTGAACCTCATTCGCTTTCACTTTCTTTCACTTAACATCAATCGAAGCGAAAAGCATTGACGCTCGCCTAGCATCTGACGAATGATGCCGTTCGAAGCCCCAGCGAACGATCGGTGTCCATCATGCTTCGCAGAACCGCCGCCACCCTGGCCGGATCCCTCACCGCCCTCGCCCTCCTCGCGACCGCCTGCGGCGGCCCCGGCGAGGGCGCCTCCCGTGCCGACGCGACCGGAAAGGTCACGTTCTGGTCCTTCGTCAAGGGATCCGACCAGGTGGCCGCGGCCTTCAACCGCACCCACCCGGACATCGAGGTCACCTTCGAGACCGTTCCGTCGGGCCAGGAGTACTACTCCAAACTGACCAATGCGGTGAAGGCCGGCACCGCCCCGGACGTCGCCGTCGTCGAATACCCCCACCTGCCGGAGTTCGCGGCCCAGGGCAAGATCGAGGACCTCAGCGACACGCTCGGCCCCGTGGTGCGCGAGCGGTTCCCCGCAGCGGTGCGGCAGCTCGTCGACCTCGGCGGCAGGACGTGGGCCGTCCCGCGTGACGCGGCCCCCCTGCTGCTGATGTACCGCAAGGACTTCTTCACCCGGCACGGGATCACCGTCCCCACGACGTGGGACGCCTACCGGACGATGACCGAGCAGGTGAAGGAGGCGGACGCCGAAGCCCGCGGCGGCGTCCTCTACACCGACAACCCCGGCCTGCTCACCGCCCTCGCCTGGCAGGCCGGAGGGCGGTGGTTCAGCGCCGGTGAGGACTCCTGGAAGGTCACCGTCGACGACACGCCCTCCACGCGGACCGCCGCCTACTGGGGCGACCTCGCCCGCCGCGACCTCGTCCTGCCGACGAGCTCACTGGACCCGTTCTGGACGAGCGTCCAGAAGAACCGGACCGTGGCCTACGTCTGCGCGAGCTGGTGCGCCGGGGCGCACCAGGCGACCGTCCCCGACCAGGCCGGCAAGTGGGCCGTCGCCCCCGTCCCCACCTGGGACGGCAAGCCGGCGTCGGCCATGTACGGAGGCTCCTCCTTCGTGATCCCCAAGGGCACCGGGAACAGCCCCGCCGCCGCCGAGTTCATCAAGTGGATCACCACCGACCCCGAGGGCATGAAGGCCTGGGTCGCCTCCGGCACCAGCAGCATGTTCCCCGCCGATCCGAGCCTCGTCCCCGTCACCAAGGCCGCGTTCGGCACGGACTACTACGCGGGACAGGACGTCTACGCCGTCGGCGCCGCGTCCTACGGGGCCATCCGGCACGGCTGGACGTGGGGCCCGGTCATGGGCACGACCAACACCGCCATCGCCGACGAACTGGCCGGGGTCGCCGACGGCACCGTGACCCTGCCCGGCGTCCTCGCCCGGGCGGAGCGGACCACCGTCACGCAGATGAGGCAGCGGGGCATGGAGGTCACCGCCCCCTGAGGCGGCCCGGCCCCCGTCCGACACCACCGCCCGTCCCCGAAAGGCCGCCATGGCAACACCGTCCACGCGCGGGCAGCGCGGAGCCGCCGCCCTGCTCCTGTCACCCTTCCTCGTCCTGTTCGCCGCCGTCACCCTCGCCCCGCTCCTCCACACGGCATGGCTCAGCCTGTTCACCACCCGCACCTCGGGCCTCGGCTTCGCAGGGGCGCGGAGCGTCTTCGCCGGCCTGGACAACTACGCACGGGCCCTGTCCGACCCCGGGTTCCGCGACGGCTTCCTCGTCGTCGCCGCCTACTGCGCCGTCTACATCCCCGTCATGATCGGCGGCGCCCTCGTCCTCGCCCTGCTGCTCGACTCCGGCCTCGCCAGGGCCCGTTCGTTCTTCCAGCTCGCCCTGTTCCTGCCCCACGCCGTACCGGGCCTGATCGCCGCGCTGATCTGGGTCTACCTCTACACGCCCGGCCTGAGCCCGGTCGTCGACCTGCTCCGGTCCGGCGGCATCGACATCGGCTTCCTCTCGGCCGACACCGCGGTCCTCTCCACCGCCAACATCGCCGTCTGGGAGTGGACCGGCTACAACATGGTCATCTTCTACGCCGCCCTCCAGGCGGTGCCCCGCGAGACCCTGGACGCCGCGAAGGTCGACGGAGCGGGAGCCCTGCGGACGGCCCTGTCCGTCAAGGTGCCGATGATCCGCCCCGCCGTGGCGCTCGCCGTCCTGTTCACCGTCATCGGCTCCGTCCAGCTCTTCACCGAACCGAAGGTCATCTACAGCGCCTCGACCGCGATCGGCAGCAGCTGGACACCCAACATGTACGTCCAGACCGCCGCCTTCCAGAACAACGACTTCGGCCTGGCCGCCGCCGCGTCGCTGCTGATCGCCCTGTTCGCCGCCGCGCTGTCGTTCGCCGTCACCCGTATCTCACGCCGCGGGAGCCAGTCGTGACCCCTGCCGTCCGCCACCCCGCCGAGCCCGCCGCGACGCCCGCGACCACCCCGCCCACGAGCCCCGCACGCCGCCGGCGCGCCCCGAAGCCGCCGTCCGCGCTGCTCTCCCGGGCGGGCGTCACCGCGGTGCTCGCCCTCGCCACCGTCTACACCCTGGCCCCGCTGACCTGGCTGCTGCTCTCCTCCACCAAGAGCCGCGCCGATCTCTTCGGCACGAACGGGTTCGCCCTCGGCGAGGAGATGCACCTCGCGGAGAACCTGCGGCACCTCTTCTCCGCCGACGGCGGCGTCTACCTCCGCTGGCTCGCCAACACCGTGGCCTACGCGGGCGGCGGAGCGCTGCTCGCCGCGCTGTTCGGCGTCGCGGCCGGATACGCCTTCGACAAGCTCGCGTTCCCCGGCAAGGAACGGCTCTTCGCACTCGTCCTGCTCGGGGTGATGGTGCCCGGCACGGCGCTGGCGATCCCGCTGTACCTGCTGGCCGCCGAAGCGGGCCTGGTGAACACCTTCTGGGGTGTGTTCCTCCCCGGTCTGGTCTTCCCCTTCGGCGTGTACCTCGCCCGGGTCTTCAGCGCCGCCTACGTGCCCGACGAGGTCCTGGAGGCGGCCCGGATGGACGGGGCGGGCGAGTTCCGGGCCTTCTGCCGCATCGGCCTGCCCATGCTGGCGCCCGGCTTCGTCACCATCTTCCTCTTCCAGTTCACCCAGATCTGGAACAGCTTCTTCCTTCCCCTGGTCATGCTCTCCGACCAGGACCTGTACCCGGTCAACCTCGGCCTCTACGTCTGGTACTCCTCGGCGCTGGCCCAGGGCCACCCCGAGGACTACCTCCTGGCCGTCGTCGGCTCCCTCGTCGCCGTCGCCCCGCTGATCGCCGTCTTCCTGATGCTCCAGCGGTTCTGGAAGTCCGGCATGACCGCCGGCGCCGTCAAGTAGACCGCCACCGTGAGGACTTCCCCGATGCAACCGCCCGCCCGCCGCCCCCGCGCCCTGTTCGCCATGGGACGGCGCCACCGCGACACGCTCTTCCCCGCCCCTGCCGTCCGGCGCCTGACCGGCTGGGTCGACATCGACCCGGACGAGGTCGCCGAGGACTTCGGCCGCGCGCCGGCACTCCACGCCGCGGAGATCCTGATCACCTCCTGGGGATGCCCCGCCATCGACGAGGACGTCCTGGCACGCGCACCCGCGCTGAAGGCCGTCGTCCACGCCGCCGGCAGCGTCAAGCACCATGTGACCCAGGCGTGCTGGGACCGCGGCATCCGCGTCTCCTCCGCCGCCGCGGCCAACGCGGTGCCCGTCGCCGAGTACACCGTCGCCGCCGTGCTCCTCGCCAACAAGCGGGTCCTGGAGATCGGCGCCCTCTACCGCGAGCACCGCGCCCCCCTCGACTGGTCCCGGCGCTTCCCCGGCTTCGGCAACTACCGCAGGACCGTGGGCGTCGTCGGCGCCTCGCTCGTCGGCCGCAAGGTCCTCGAACTGCTGCGGCCCCACGACCTCGACCTCCTCCTCGCCGACCCCCATGCCGACGCGGAACAGGCCCGCCGGCTGGGCGCCCGGCAGGTCGAACTGGACGAACTCGTCGCCGCGTCGGACGTCGTCTCGCTGCACGCCCCCGAACTCCCCGAGACCCGCCACCTGATGGACGCGCGACGGCTCGCCCTCATGCGGGACGGCGCCACGCTCGTCAACACCGCGCGGGGATCCCTCGTCGACACCGGGGCGCTCACCGCCGAAGCCGCCACCGGCCGCATCCACGCGGTCGTCGACGTCACCGAACCGGAGGTGCTCCCCGCCGGCTCACCGCTCTACCGGCTGCCGAACGTGCTGCTCACCCCGCACATCGCCGGCTCGCTCGGCGGCGAACTCGGGCGCATCACCCACAGCGCCCTGGACGAGATCGAACGCTACTGCGCCGGACGCCCCTTCGCGCACCCCGTCCGCCACGAGGCCCTGTCCACCTCCGCCTGAGGACCGGCCCGGCGGCGGACGTCCGCCGGGATCCCCGCCGGACGTCCGGGCCGGCCCCTTCGCCGGCTCCCACGGCACACCCGTGCCTCCGCACCCTCCAGCACCGTCCCAACCGACGACCCAAGGAGTCCCCATGCCCCCCACCCCGTCCATGGACCGGCGCCGGCTGCTGAGCGCCGGCGGAGCCCTCGGGCTCGCCGCCGCCGCTGCCCCGCTGCTCGGCCCCACGGCGCACGCGGCCCCGGCCGGTCCCCGCACCACCGTCACCGACCTGGGCCCCGCCATCGAGCAGTTCGCGCTCATGAGCGGACTCCTCGTCGGCGACACCGTCTACATCGGCTCCCGCAACCAGCAGCCCACCAGGGTGATCGGATTCCACCTGCCGACCCGGAAGGTGGTCTCGCGGACCGACCTCGGCAGCGGCCACTCCGTGCAGGCCCTCGCCGCCGACCCCACCGGCCGCTACCTCTACGCGGGCATCCTGACCAAGGCCGACGAGGGGAAGCCCAACCTCTTCCGCTGGGACCTGAGCACGCCCGGCCGGCCCGCCGCGGGCATCGGCCGGACCGGCGACCGGGACATCCGCGAACTCGCCGTCGCCCCCGACGGCACCGTGTACGCCGTGGGCGGCGTCCCCGGCGACGCGCCGGCCCTGTGGATGTACGACCCCGGGACCGGCGAGGTGACCGGTCTCGGCGTCCCCGACCCGAAGGCCACCCTCGCCCGGGCCGTCGCGGCGACCGACACGACCGTCTACTTCGGCGCGGGCAGCGTCCTCGCGGGCGGGGACGGCGCGAGCCGGGCCTGCCTGTACGCCTACGACCGGGCGTCGGGCGCCTTCACCGACATCACGCCGAAGGAGCTGACCAGGGACCCCAGCCTGCGGGAGCTCGCCGTCCACGGCGACCGGCTCCTGGCCAGCACCTCGGGGTCGACCGAGCACGCCAAGCTCGCCGTGCTGGACCTGGCCGACCCCTCCGCGTACACCCTGATGCCCACCGAGGGAGGGGTGGTCAAGAACCTCACCGCCGCGGGCGACCGGATCTTCTTCGCCACCGACGCCGGCCTGTACTCCTGCACCCCCGCCACCAGGACCGTGACACCCCTCGCGCACGACGGGCCGGACCTCGGCGAGATCTGGGGCCTCGACCACGCCGGCGGCACCCTGGCCGTCGTCTCCGGCTACGGCTTCGTCGGCGAGGTGGACATCGCCGCCGGCACGGCCGTCATCACCGAACTCGGCTCCGCCGGCGCCCCCGTGACCCCGCAGACCACGATGGGCATCGCCGCCGACCACCGCTACGCCTACGTCGGCGGCAACAACGTCATCGCCCGCCACGACCTGCGCACCGGCGAGGTGAGAAACCTCCGGGCCCCCGGTGAGGCCAAGGACGCCGAGGTGCTGAACGGCGTGCTCTACACCGGGCAGTACAACTCCCAGGGCATCTGGCGGTACGCGCCGGGGCCCGGCGGCGGTCCGCGCCGGGCCGCCGGGTTCCCCGGCGAGCAGAACCGGCCCCTCGACATCTGCTGGGACGACGTGAACCGGCTGCTGCTCGTCGCCGTGCAGTCCGACACCGAGGGCGGCGGCGCCCTGTGGACGTACTCCCCGGGGAAGGCCGAGGGGACCGCGTACGTCAACCCGGTCGACGCCGACCAGACCGTCCGGGCGGTCGCCGCCCGCGACGGCGTCGCGTACCTCGGCGGCGACAACCCGTCCGCGCGGGGCCCGCGCGGCACCGTCGTCGCCGTCGACCCCGTCGGCGGGCGCGAGCGGTGGCGCATCGACCTCCCGCTCGCCCTGGGTGTGGCCGCGCTGGCCGTGCGGGGCCGCCATCTGTACGGCCTCACGAGGCGGGGCGGCTTCTTCGTGATCGACACCCGGAGCCGGCGCCTCGTGCACACCGCCGACCACCGTGCCCTGTGCCCCGGCTTCGCCGCGATGGTGACCAGCCGGAACGTGGTCTACGGGGTCTCCGACACCACGCTCTTCCGCTTCCACCCGGAGACCTTCGCCGTCAGCACGGTGGTCGCCGCCATCGACGGCGCCTGGTACAGCGGGCCGCACGTCAACGCCGACCGCGACGGCCGGCTGTACACGATGCGCGGCCACCGGCTCGTCCGCGTCGACGACAGGCCGGTGTTCGGAGCATGAGGAGGACCGACAGGAGGGCCGGGCGGACCACGGGCAGGACGACACGGCGCACCGCCCTCGCTGCGGCGCTCGCGGCGACGCTGACCCCGGCCGCGCTCGCCACGGCCGAGGCCGGCCAGCACCTGCCCGGCGCCCCGGCCCCGTCGTCCGGCCGGGCGGCGCTGCTGAGCGTCGACTACCGGTCCGGCACCCTCGACTCCGGTGTCCCGGACCTGACCACCACTCACGCCACGGCGGCGGACGCCTCATCGGTCGTCCCGGCGGGCGACGACCACGCCGTCGCCCACAAGGTGACCCTCGGCGACCCCGGCTACGTCTCGGACGGCGCCCCGCGCAGCGAGAGCGCCACCAACGCCGTCGCCGGCGGGACCTTCCGCGTCGGCGACGAGCACCGCTACGAGTTCAGCCTGCTGCTCCAGGACTGGAAGACCTGGGAGCCGGGGGAGTCGCAGAGCGGCGACATCGTCTTCCAGGGGAAGCACGCCGGCGGCAACCTGCCGTCGTTTTACCTGATGACCAAGCGGAACGGCATCGCCTTCCGGTCACCCACCCTCGACCTGCAGACCGCCGTGGTCGACGACTTCCGACCGTACCTGGGTAGGTGGATGCGCTTCCGGGTGGACGTGAAGTGGACGGACGACGACACCGGCCACTACCGGATCTCCACCCGGATGCCCGGCGACTCCGGCTGGACGGCGCGGCACGCCTACGAAGGCGTCCGGACGTTCCATCCGAAGAACCCGACCGCCTTCGGCTACCTGAAGTGGGGCCTGTACCGGCCCGGCCAGACGCCGGAGAACGGCGATGTGCCGACCCGTGTCGTCCACCACGACGACATCCGGGTGACCGGCCTCTCCGGCGGATGAACGACGCGGCCCCGCCGCCGGCCCTCGCCCCCGTGCCCCGCCGCTCCGGCGGGGCACGGGGGCGAGGGCTGGCGGCCGCCGGTCACGTCCCCTCCGGGGCGGCCGTCCCCGTGTGTGCGCCGTCGTCCGCGCGGGCGGCGCGGCGCAGTCCGCGGACGGCCGGGGTCGCGAGCAGCGCCACCCCGCCGGCCAGGCAGGCGCCGGCCGACACCAGCAGCAGCCGGTCCGGGGAGGCCAGGGCGGTGGCCGGTCCCGCCAGCATCTGGCCGGCCGCGATCCCGGAGACCGAGCCCGCCAGCTCGTACGCCGTGACCCGGTTGAGCACGGCGGGCGGGGTGTGGGTCTGCACGCTGGTCGCCCACATCACCGACCAGAAGGCCACGGCCGCCCCGCCGAGCACGTGCCCCGCCAGCAGCACCGGCAGCCCGGCGTCCCATGCCACCGACAGCGGCAGCACGGTGTACAGGGCGACGGCCACCGCGCCCGCGGCCAGTGGGCGGGCCGGGCGGACCCGCAGCGCCAGCAGGCCGCCGAGCACCGTCCCGGCGCCGAGTGCGGAGACCGCCAGGCCGTAGGCGTCGGGGCCCAGCCGGTCCCCGATCAGTGCCGCGGTGAGCGGGACCAGCGGGCCGAAGACGAGAATGCCGCAGCCCACCCAGATGAGGATCACGGCCCACATCCAGGTGCGTGCGCGGAACTCCTGCCAGCCCTGGCGCAGATCGCGGCGCAGGGATCCGCCGGTGCTCGCGGGCACTCGGGCGGGGGCGAGCCGGACGAGGGCCAGGCACAGCGCGCTGACCAGGAAGGTGCCCGCGTCGATGGCGTACACGGTCCCGGCGCTGGTCAGCGCCAGCAGCACGCCCGCCAGTGCGGGGCCGAGCAGATGGGCGAGTGCGTCGGCCACCTTGAGCGTGGCGTTGGCCCGCTGCGGTTCGCTGGAGACCAGCGGCACCATGCCGTTCGCCCCCGGCAGGAACATCGCGACGGCCGCACCGGCCAGCGCGGCCATCGACACCAGCAGCCAGAACGGCGGCGTCCCGGCGAAGAAGGCCACCGCCAGCACCGCTTGGGTGACCACGCGCACGAGGTCCGCCACGACCATCATCCGGCGTGCGCCGAACCGGTCGGCCAGCACCCCGCCGAACAGCACCAGCAGGACGAAGGTGCCTGTCCAGGTGCCGAGGACGAAGCCGACCCCGGACACGCCGTAGAGCGCGCCGACGGCGAGCGCCGCCGCCACCGGCATCATGGCGTCGCCGAACAGCGAGACTGCGCGGGCGGCGAAGTAGAGCGTGAAGCGCCGGTCCCACAGCGGGGGAGGGGCGGGCGGCCCGGCGATCGCCGAAGCGGCCCGGGGTGTCGGGGTGTTGGTCTGCGAGGTCGTCACGCCGCGATACTGGTCTGGACCAATAGCCCGAATCCAGTGTCGCGAACGACGTCATGGGGTACTTTCGCGCCATGACGCCTCGTCCGCTGCCGAACACTCCGGCGCCGCACCGGGTGGTCGCCCTGACCAGGCCCCCGCAGCCGGCCTTCCCGCTGGCCTGCGCGGCCGAGGTGTTCGGGGACCACGGCCCGGCCGTCCCCGCCCGCTACACCTTCGAGATCTGCACCGAGCACCCCGGCCCGGTGCGCACCGGTCTCGGGCAGGACCTGCTGGTCACGGCGGGCCTGGAAGCCGTCGGGCGGGCCGACACCGTGGTGGTCCCCGGCTGGGAGCAGGACCCCGGTGC is a window from the Streptomyces zhihengii genome containing:
- a CDS encoding ABC transporter substrate-binding protein, coding for MLRRTAATLAGSLTALALLATACGGPGEGASRADATGKVTFWSFVKGSDQVAAAFNRTHPDIEVTFETVPSGQEYYSKLTNAVKAGTAPDVAVVEYPHLPEFAAQGKIEDLSDTLGPVVRERFPAAVRQLVDLGGRTWAVPRDAAPLLLMYRKDFFTRHGITVPTTWDAYRTMTEQVKEADAEARGGVLYTDNPGLLTALAWQAGGRWFSAGEDSWKVTVDDTPSTRTAAYWGDLARRDLVLPTSSLDPFWTSVQKNRTVAYVCASWCAGAHQATVPDQAGKWAVAPVPTWDGKPASAMYGGSSFVIPKGTGNSPAAAEFIKWITTDPEGMKAWVASGTSSMFPADPSLVPVTKAAFGTDYYAGQDVYAVGAASYGAIRHGWTWGPVMGTTNTAIADELAGVADGTVTLPGVLARAERTTVTQMRQRGMEVTAP
- a CDS encoding carbohydrate ABC transporter permease, which gives rise to MTPAVRHPAEPAATPATTPPTSPARRRRAPKPPSALLSRAGVTAVLALATVYTLAPLTWLLLSSTKSRADLFGTNGFALGEEMHLAENLRHLFSADGGVYLRWLANTVAYAGGGALLAALFGVAAGYAFDKLAFPGKERLFALVLLGVMVPGTALAIPLYLLAAEAGLVNTFWGVFLPGLVFPFGVYLARVFSAAYVPDEVLEAARMDGAGEFRAFCRIGLPMLAPGFVTIFLFQFTQIWNSFFLPLVMLSDQDLYPVNLGLYVWYSSALAQGHPEDYLLAVVGSLVAVAPLIAVFLMLQRFWKSGMTAGAVK
- a CDS encoding carbohydrate ABC transporter permease → MATPSTRGQRGAAALLLSPFLVLFAAVTLAPLLHTAWLSLFTTRTSGLGFAGARSVFAGLDNYARALSDPGFRDGFLVVAAYCAVYIPVMIGGALVLALLLDSGLARARSFFQLALFLPHAVPGLIAALIWVYLYTPGLSPVVDLLRSGGIDIGFLSADTAVLSTANIAVWEWTGYNMVIFYAALQAVPRETLDAAKVDGAGALRTALSVKVPMIRPAVALAVLFTVIGSVQLFTEPKVIYSASTAIGSSWTPNMYVQTAAFQNNDFGLAAAASLLIALFAAALSFAVTRISRRGSQS
- a CDS encoding hydroxyacid dehydrogenase, which gives rise to MQPPARRPRALFAMGRRHRDTLFPAPAVRRLTGWVDIDPDEVAEDFGRAPALHAAEILITSWGCPAIDEDVLARAPALKAVVHAAGSVKHHVTQACWDRGIRVSSAAAANAVPVAEYTVAAVLLANKRVLEIGALYREHRAPLDWSRRFPGFGNYRRTVGVVGASLVGRKVLELLRPHDLDLLLADPHADAEQARRLGARQVELDELVAASDVVSLHAPELPETRHLMDARRLALMRDGATLVNTARGSLVDTGALTAEAATGRIHAVVDVTEPEVLPAGSPLYRLPNVLLTPHIAGSLGGELGRITHSALDEIERYCAGRPFAHPVRHEALSTSA
- a CDS encoding erythromycin esterase family protein, whose protein sequence is MATDLKETALAVEPSAVLGLFAARPRLLALGEPTHGEDALLDVRNELFRRLVEEEGYRTVAMETDCLKGLIVDDYVTTGTGTLDEAMEHGFSHGWGASPANRDLVRWMRAHNAKRPAPEAVRFAGIDGPLETEGAASPRQALTALHGHLAAHVDAELLPCTRDTLDRLLGDDDRWTDPAVMWDASLSVGRSDDAARLRLLADDLAALLETQAPHLAAAVPPGDRERVALYARSAVGLLRYHAAMADTSPARLSRLLGVRDQMMAHNLLAVADRGPALVHAHNSHLQRERSTTRMNGAPLHWWSAGALVSTRLGADYGFVATALGTLRHRGVDAPPPDSLEGILSQLPGDRCLLDAPRLAAALGPATPAPRPSPWFGYAPLDPAHLPAIDGIVFLRDVPRR
- a CDS encoding substrate-binding domain-containing protein — its product is MLTEERREAILRMVERRGTVTVKEAAEEMSVSAVTVRQDVRDLASRGLVVRVHGGAMSPAAARQASGPQGEESRPAARPGPVFGLVVPPGDYYYPEIIRGVQEAARTHGARVVLAVSGETLADNREQVRRLVAAGAEGLLLMPRAGLEAAEHPEEWLADLGVPVVLVDRRAGGHAGRLEQVASDHAYGAGLAVRHLAGLGHRRIAFVARSDSPNTPLIQEGYAAACRDLGLVAGPLYRIDAADGGAPAEWFEELVRAVGAGEVRAALVHNDLDAVTVVGMLQARGLKVPDDLAVVTYDDEVAELSDVPLTAVAPPKRAVGAWAVDLMRRRLAEPSAPLAELLLRPELRVRASSGAAGGSDARR
- a CDS encoding VOC family protein; protein product: MACRITEIVIDAQDPNRLAAFWCEVLGYVELDREADGSIQIGPPGAEAGGALPTVVIGAGRDPRPGKLPVHFDLNATDRDQEAELARLLALGAVPADVGQSGEESWHVLADPEGNEFCLLRARVKPV